One Streptomyces sp. SAI-135 DNA segment encodes these proteins:
- the purL gene encoding phosphoribosylformylglycinamidine synthase subunit PurL, with product MSRTPLDTVEHAAATPDVELPWAELGLKKDEYERVVEILGRRPTGAELAMYSVMWSEHCSYKSSKVHLRQFGEKAPQSDALLVGIGENAGVVDVGQGYAVTFKVESHNHPSYVEPYQGAATGVGGIVRDIIAMGARPVAVVDPLRFGAADHPDTKRVLPGVVAGIGGYGNCLGLPNIGGEVVFDACYQGNPLVNAGAIGVMRHEDIHLAKASGAGNKVILYGARTGGDGIGGASILASETFDDAKPSKRPAVQVGDPFQEKLLIECTLEAFKEKLVVGIQDLGAAGLSCATSELASNGSGGMRVTLDDVPLRDSTLSPEEILMSESQERMCAVVEPEKVDRFLEICDKWDVIATVIGEVTDGDRLEIYWHGGKIVDVDPRTVAHDGPVYERPYARPSWQDELQADDANKLPRPTTSDELKQQVLKLVSSPNQASKKWITSQYDHFVQGNTVLAQPEDSGMIRIDEETGLGVAIATDGNGRYAKLDPYAGAQLALSEAYRNVATTGAKPLAVSDCLNFGSPEDPAVMWQFAEAIRGLADACQQLGTPVTGGNVSLYNQTGEAAIHPTPVVAVLGVIDDVARRTPVAFQEEGQLLYLLGDTREEFGGSAWSQVVHDHLGGLPPKVDLERERLLAEILISASRDGMIDSAHDLSDGGLIQAVVESALLGGKGARLIVPDGLDAFTLLFSESAGRAVVAVPRSEELRFNDMCGARGLPATRIGVVDGDSVELQGEFALSLEELRTAHEETIPALLK from the coding sequence ATGAGCCGGACGCCTCTGGACACGGTCGAACACGCGGCCGCGACCCCCGACGTCGAGCTGCCCTGGGCCGAACTGGGCCTGAAGAAGGACGAGTACGAGCGGGTCGTGGAGATCCTCGGCCGCCGGCCCACCGGTGCCGAACTCGCCATGTACTCGGTCATGTGGTCCGAGCACTGCTCGTACAAGTCGTCGAAGGTGCACCTGCGCCAGTTCGGCGAGAAGGCGCCCCAGTCGGACGCCCTCCTCGTCGGCATCGGCGAGAACGCGGGCGTGGTCGACGTCGGCCAGGGTTACGCGGTCACCTTCAAGGTCGAGTCGCACAACCACCCCTCCTACGTCGAGCCCTACCAGGGCGCGGCCACCGGTGTCGGCGGCATCGTGCGCGACATCATCGCGATGGGCGCCCGGCCGGTGGCGGTCGTGGACCCGCTGCGGTTCGGTGCCGCTGATCACCCCGACACCAAGCGCGTGCTGCCGGGTGTCGTCGCCGGCATCGGCGGCTACGGCAACTGCCTCGGGCTCCCCAACATCGGCGGCGAGGTCGTCTTCGACGCCTGCTACCAGGGCAACCCGCTGGTCAACGCCGGTGCCATCGGTGTGATGCGGCACGAGGACATCCACCTCGCGAAGGCGTCCGGCGCGGGCAACAAGGTCATCCTGTACGGCGCCCGCACCGGCGGCGACGGCATCGGCGGCGCCTCGATCCTCGCCTCCGAGACCTTCGACGACGCCAAGCCCTCGAAGCGCCCGGCCGTGCAGGTCGGCGACCCCTTCCAGGAGAAGCTCCTCATCGAGTGCACCCTGGAGGCCTTCAAGGAGAAGCTGGTCGTCGGCATCCAGGACCTCGGCGCGGCCGGCCTGTCCTGCGCCACCTCCGAGCTCGCCTCCAACGGCTCCGGCGGCATGCGCGTCACGCTGGACGACGTACCCCTGCGCGACTCCACCCTCTCGCCCGAGGAAATCCTCATGAGCGAGTCGCAGGAACGCATGTGCGCGGTCGTGGAGCCGGAGAAGGTCGACCGGTTCCTGGAGATCTGCGACAAGTGGGACGTCATCGCCACCGTCATCGGTGAGGTCACCGACGGTGACCGCCTGGAGATCTACTGGCACGGCGGCAAGATCGTCGACGTCGACCCGCGCACGGTCGCGCACGACGGCCCGGTCTACGAGCGCCCCTACGCCCGCCCCTCCTGGCAGGACGAGCTCCAGGCGGACGACGCGAACAAGCTGCCCCGGCCCACGACGTCGGACGAGCTCAAGCAGCAGGTACTGAAGCTGGTGAGCTCTCCCAACCAGGCGTCCAAGAAGTGGATCACCTCGCAGTACGACCACTTCGTGCAGGGCAACACGGTGCTGGCCCAGCCGGAGGACTCCGGCATGATCCGCATCGACGAGGAGACCGGCCTCGGTGTCGCCATCGCGACGGACGGCAACGGCCGTTACGCCAAGCTCGACCCGTACGCGGGCGCCCAGCTGGCGCTGTCGGAGGCCTACCGGAACGTGGCGACGACCGGTGCCAAGCCGCTCGCCGTCTCCGACTGCCTGAACTTCGGCTCGCCCGAGGACCCGGCCGTCATGTGGCAGTTCGCGGAGGCCATCCGCGGACTGGCCGACGCGTGCCAGCAGTTGGGCACCCCGGTCACCGGTGGCAACGTCTCCCTGTACAACCAGACGGGCGAGGCGGCCATCCACCCGACCCCGGTGGTGGCCGTGCTCGGCGTCATCGACGACGTGGCCCGCCGTACGCCGGTCGCCTTCCAGGAGGAGGGCCAGCTGCTGTACCTCCTCGGCGACACGCGTGAGGAGTTCGGCGGCTCGGCCTGGTCCCAGGTCGTCCACGACCACCTCGGCGGCCTGCCGCCCAAGGTCGACCTGGAGCGCGAGCGGCTGCTGGCGGAGATCCTGATCTCGGCCTCCCGCGACGGCATGATCGACTCCGCGCACGACCTCTCCGACGGCGGCCTGATCCAGGCGGTCGTGGAGTCGGCCCTGCTCGGTGGCAAGGGCGCCCGCCTGATCGTCCCGGACGGTCTGGACGCGTTCACGCTGCTGTTCTCGGAGTCGGCCGGCCGCGCCGTGGTGGCGGTCCCGCGCTCCGAGGAGCTCCGCTTCAACGACATGTGCGGCGCGCGCGGCCTGCCCGCCACCCGCATCGGTGTCGTCGACGGCGACTCGGTCGAGCTCCAGGGCGAGTTCGCCCTGTCCCTGGAGGAACTGCGCACCGCGCACGAGGAGACGATCCCGGCACTGCTCAAGTAG
- the purQ gene encoding phosphoribosylformylglycinamidine synthase subunit PurQ codes for MTARIGVVTFPGSLDDRDTQRAIRLAGAEPVALWHKDKDLHQVDAVVLPGGFSYGDYLRAGAISRFSPVMETVIEQARAGLPVLGICNGFQILTEAHLLPGGMLGNDHLHFICRDQKLRVENADTAWTVDYTSGQEIHIPLKNMDGRYVADEYTLDKLEAEGRVVFRYLDFNPNGSLRDIAGITNEAGNVVGLMPHPEHATEPLIGTGRTDGLPFFTSILKKLVNA; via the coding sequence GTGACCGCTCGTATTGGCGTCGTCACTTTCCCCGGCAGCCTGGACGACCGCGACACCCAGCGCGCGATCCGCCTCGCGGGCGCCGAACCGGTCGCGCTGTGGCACAAGGACAAGGACCTCCACCAGGTGGACGCGGTCGTCCTTCCCGGCGGCTTCTCCTACGGCGACTATCTGCGGGCCGGCGCCATCTCCCGCTTCTCGCCCGTGATGGAGACGGTCATCGAGCAGGCCAGGGCAGGACTCCCGGTCCTCGGTATCTGCAACGGCTTCCAGATCCTCACCGAGGCCCACCTCCTCCCCGGCGGCATGCTCGGCAACGACCACCTCCACTTCATCTGCCGCGACCAGAAGCTGCGGGTGGAGAACGCGGACACCGCCTGGACCGTCGACTACACGTCCGGCCAGGAGATCCACATTCCGCTGAAGAACATGGACGGCCGGTACGTCGCCGACGAGTACACGCTGGACAAGCTGGAGGCCGAGGGGCGGGTCGTCTTCCGCTACCTGGACTTCAACCCCAACGGCTCCCTCCGGGACATCGCCGGCATCACCAACGAGGCCGGGAACGTCGTGGGCCTCATGCCGCACCCGGAGCACGCCACCGAGCCGCTGATCGGCACGGGCCGCACCGACGGCCTTCCGTTCTTCACCTCGATCCTCAAGAAGCTGGTCAACGCATGA